A DNA window from Jaculus jaculus isolate mJacJac1 chromosome 1, mJacJac1.mat.Y.cur, whole genome shotgun sequence contains the following coding sequences:
- the Ppp3r2 gene encoding calcineurin subunit B type 2, translating into MGNETSYPAQICSHFNNDEIKRLVRSFKKLDLDKSGTLTTEEFMTLPKLQQNPLVFRVIDIFDTDGNGEVDFHEFIVGASQFSVKGDEEQKLRFAFRIYDIDKDGYISNGELFQVLKMMVGDNLKDWQLQQLVDKTILVLDKDGDGKISFQEFSDVVRSLEIHKKLVLTM; encoded by the coding sequence ATGGGAAACGAGACCAGCTACCCGGCCCAAATATGCTCCCACTTCAATAACGATGAAATTAAAAGACTGGTCAGGAGCTTCAAGAAGTTGGACTTGGACAAATCGGGCACTCTGACCACGGAGGAGTTCATGACGCTGCCCAAGCTGCAGCAGAACCCGCTGGTGTTCCGAGTGATCGACATCTTCGACACGGATGGCAACGGGGAGGTGGACTTCCACGAGTTCATCGTGGGCGCCTCCCAGTTCAGCGTCAAGGGCGACGAGGAGCAGAAGCTGAGGTTCGCCTTCAGGATCTACGACATAGACAAGGACGGCTACATTTCCAACGGGGAGCTCTTCCAGGTGCTGAAGATGATGGTGGGAGACAACCTCAAAGACTGGCAGCTGCAGCAGCTGGTGGACAAAACCATCCTAGTCCTGGATAAGGATGGCGATGGGAAAATATCCTTCCAGGAGTTCAGTGATGTGGTCAGAAGCCTGGAGATCCACAAGAAGTTGGTCCTGACGATGTGA